Sequence from the Panicum virgatum strain AP13 chromosome 5N, P.virgatum_v5, whole genome shotgun sequence genome:
CTCACATTCTTGTTGCGCCACCTTCGAGTCTCCTCCTAGTACTTGCCAAGGTTGCTGGCTGCTTGGGTTTTGATAGCTTTGATTGTGTCTATTGTTGGCTTGATGTCTTCGTCGGGAGCTTTGGTTCTGTTGGAGCCGTGGCGAAGTTCTTCTGGTGTCATTGCCTCTTCGCCATAGGGTAGCTTGAAGGGTGTGAATTTTGTTTCCCTTGACTTCGTTGTGTTGTGCAACCAGATTACTTTTGgtagctcgtcaacccatttgccCTTCAGCTGCTATGTAATGTTCTTCTTGATTCCAGAGAAGATGATACCGTTTGCTCTTTCGACGGCTCCATTCGACTGCGGATGGTATACTGAGGCGCACAGCTTGGTGCCCAATTGATGATAGAATTCTCTGAACATGGTACAATCGAACTGCTTGCCGTTGTTCACTGtgacttctttgggtatgcCGAAGCGGCATACTATATTTTGCCAGAAAAATTTCTACAAGGTTGCGGCTGTGATATCGCGAAGCGCcttggcttcgatccactttgaGAAGTACTCTTCTGCAACTGCTACATACTTAAAGTTGCCTGGAGCTATTGGAAGGGGACCCACAATGTCGATGCCCCACCGTGCGAGGGGCCAGACCGGAGGTGTTAGGTGGACTTCTTCTGGCGGGAACCTGCTGTAATGGGCGTGCTTCTGACAGTTAGGGCATGTGCGCACAATTTTGTGGGTGTCCGCCACAACCGAAGGCCAATAGAACCCTTCGCGAAAAGCTTTTCCCACCAGAGTCCTTGTTCCAATGTGCGAAGAGCACATGTCTACATGTATTTCTTGTAGCAACTGTCTACCTTCGACTTGCGAGATGCACTTTAGCAAAGGTGCACAGACGCCCCCTCAATACAATGTGTCATTAATGATTGAGTAACTTCGCGCCCGAAGGGCAGGTCATTTTTCCTCTTTCTCATCTTCTGGTACAAAGTGTCCCCGAAGGTAAGCCATTATTGTCGACCTCCAATCTTAACTTGAGATGGCATTGACAAATTTTGCTGGCTCTTCGGCGCAATTTATTGAGCCGCTCCTGAGTGTTTCGAAAAACACATCCGGAGGCAATGGGTCATTTTATGCTGCAGCCTTGGCCAAAACATCTACCTATTTGTTCTGAAGTCTGGGAAAGCTTCACACGCTGAAGCCCAAAAAATACTTCTCCATGCTACGGACTGCTGCCAGATACTTCGCTAGCTCGGGTTTGAGTGCTTAAGTTTTGCCTATGTGGCTGGTGATGAGCTCGGAGTCGGACTTGATAGATAGCCTCCTTGCACCAAGTGCCCGCGCCTTGCGAAGGCCTAGAAGCAAGCCTTCGTATTCAGCGACATTGTTCATGCATCCCGGGAAGTCCAGCCTTTCTGCATACTTGAGTTGAGTCCCCGAAGGTACTGTGAGGACTGCCGAAGCGCCTAATCCGTTCTTACAGTAAGCTCCGTCACATTCTAGTTGCCAGATTGCTTCAATGACCGGAGGGCTCTACGAAGGTGCTGATGGTGTCCAATCAGCGACGAAGTCTGCCAGGACCTGAGACTTGATTGCCCTTCGCGGGATAAAATCAATGGTGTGTGATGCCAGCTGTGTTGCCTATTTTTCAATTCTTCCTGAGGCTTCTTTATTCTCAAACATGTCTCGAAGGGGGAAAGATGTTGGGACCTTGATCTTCAAACATTGAAAATAATGGCGAAGCTTCCTAGCTGCCATTACCACTGCATAGGCCATCTTTTCCATTTCTGAATATAGCAACTTCGATCcgctaaaccctaaaccctaaagtGCTTCGGATACGAAATAGATTGGTAGCTGCTTCAAAGTGCCTTCGACCATTCTATCTTCGACTAAAGCTGCACTCACTGCAAAGCTCGAAGTTGCAATGTACAATAAAGCTCTGCTCTAGGCGAAGGGCTTGTCATTACTGCCAAGTTTTCCAGGTACTGTTTCAAATCTTCGAAGGCTTTGTCTTGCTCGGGCCCCCAGTGAAAGTATTCTGAGCCCTTCAGCACCTTGAAGAAAGAGAGTGACTTCTCCGCTGAGCGTGAGATGAACCTGTTCAAAGAAGCCAGTCGGCCTGTCAACTTCTGTACCCCCTTCTTCGTCATGGGTGGTTGCATTCTTCTGATGGCTTTGATCTTTACTggatttgcctcgatgcctctcTCTGTGATCATGCATCCTAGAAGTTTCCCCTTTTGACTCCAAAGACACACTTTTCTCGGTTCAAATTGAGCCCTTGTTTGCGAAGGTTGGCGAAGGTTTCTCGAAGAGCTAAGGTGTGGTCATCGTGCTTTTTGCTTCGCACGATGACATCGTCGACATACGTAGAAATATTTCTGTCTAGCTGGTTGTCCAGTACCGCTGCGATGGTTCTGTTGAATGTACATCCTGCATTGCGAAATCCCTCAGTCATTCTTACATAGCTGTACGTGCCGAAGGGAGTAGTGAAGCTGGTCTTTTCCTCATCTGACGTCTTCATGAAAATTTGGTGATAGCCGGAAAAGCAATCTACATGCTTAACATCTCTGATCCCGCTGCCGCATCCACCAGAGTTTCGATGCGAGGCAAAGGGAACTCATCCTTCGGGCAGACCTTGTTGAGGGTGGTAAAATCAATACACATTCTCCAACTGCCATTCTTCTTCGGGACCATAACTACATTGGCCAGCCATTCTGGGTACTGCACTTCGCGGATTACACCTGCATCGATCAATTTCTGGACTTTGTTCTGTGCTGCTTTCTTGCGATCTTCGGACATTGTATGAAGGCGTTGCTTCCGGGGTTTGACCTTCGGGTCGACCCTTAAAGAGTGTTCCATGACTTCTCGGCTGACTCCTCCTAGGTCCGAAGATGACCATGCGAAGACGTCCTGGTTGTTCCTCAAGAACTGGATTAACCTAGCTTCTTCGGCTTCCTCAAGCCCCCTGCCGACCGTTACTGTGCGATCCGAGACATCTTCACATAGTGGAACTTTTTTGGTGTGCTCAGCCGACATGACCCCCTCTTTGTGGGTTTGATCAAGCTTGGAAGGCTTCGCTTCCTCCTCTTCGTCCTCAGTGTTGGCAGCTTCGATTGCATGCATATTTTTCATGGCACACGCCGCATTGTCTTTGCATCTTCTCGCTTTTTCTTGATTGCCGAGGATCGTGATGACTCCGCCGGCTGTTGGCATCTTCATACACAAGTAAGCCTGATTGATGACTGCCGCAAACTTGATGATACTGTTGCGGCCAAAGATGGCATTGTATGGGTAGGCTATGTCTACCACATCAAAGGTTATGAGCTCCGTTCTCTGGGTGTTGCCTTCTCAGAAGGTCACATTCAGCTCTATTTTGCCGAGGGCTTCGATTCTTTTCCCTCCGAAGCCGATGAGCGGGTACTGAGACTTGTGCAAGTTCTTCTCTATGAACCCCATCTTCACGAAGCATTGCCAAGTGAGAACATCTGCGGAGTTGCCGTTGTCAACAAGGATTCGACCAACATCATTTCCCACAAAGTGCACAAAATTTCTGCAGATATTTGCGCAGATGACGAGGGGGTCATTGTGTGAGTAGTGTTGAAGCCTGAGGTCGGTTTCAGAGAAAGTGATTGGGACGTGGGACCAGGGAGTGCAGAAATGTTTGCCTTCGCACACATGCGAGACTGTGCGGAGGTATTCTTTCCTCTGCCGCTTTGTCTCGTGTACAGGCTCATTTGATCCATCGGAGATGGTGTTAATCACATTTACCATGCCTCCGATGGGATCATTAGCTCTTTCTGGGATTGTGCCAGGTTCTAACTTTGGTGGTCGGGGGAGATAGGCGGGAGCTTGTGGTGGGTGTTGTGGGTGCCACCCTTGATGTGGCGCCGAAGGGGTTTGGATTTGTGGGAGTTGGGGTGCCGAAGGGGCCGGAAGGGTAGGTGGGGTATATGAGGGGTTGTAGTGGAAAGTTGGGAAAGATGGGGATAAGGTGGGGTATGCCGAAGTCCAGTGAGGTTGTTACGAAGGCTGCCACTGAATTTGTGGGGCGGGCCTCAGGGCTGGTTGTTGTGAGTGTAATTGACAGGCTTCGGCGGTTGTTCGATGTTTGTGCTTCGATCGAACTCTTTTTTATTCTCCTTGACGAGAGGGTAGTCACTCGTTCAGTGACCCTTGTCTCTGCCATGAATGCAGCAGTATGGTACTTTCTGCCTTCGGCCGGAGTTTTCTCTGCGACCGCGGATGGAATTGCTTCggtcgctcctccctcctctgttgtTTTGAGGCTAGGAGTCGCGGGCTTCGTCACCGGAGACCGTGTTCACGGCCTTCGGGGTCTTCGCTTGTTCAGCCTGATGTGGTTTTGCTCGGTCGCGATTGCGCGATCTCTTCTCATTCATTTCTTTGATTCTTCGGCGCTTACCCTTATCTGATATGCAGTATTCTTGCATAATCTTGAAGAGCCTGTTCAGGGTCTTCGGTCTATGGCTCTCGAGGTACTCTCAGCATGGGCCAAGACTTAAGCCCGCGATCGCTGTGTTGATGATGCTCTTCTCCGCTACGTCTGGAGCCCTTGCGCGAAGCCTGACGAGACGGTGCAAGTACTATTGCAAAGTGGACCCTTCTTGCTTCAAGTTGTGGAAGTCACATGAGTTGACTTCTTCAAGCTTCGGCGCTCTAAAAGCAGCAGTGAACTCCCTTCAGAGCTAGTCCCAAGTGTGGATGTGGCCACTTGGGAGGTTGGAGTACCAATGTTGAGTGAGGCCCTTCAGCGAGAGAACGAATGCTTTGACCTTGCACGCCGGGCCGCCTCCAGTTACTTCAATGGTCGCTTCGTACTTGAGGAGGAAGTCTTTTTGGTCGGAGTCTCCATCAAATTGCGGGAGAATAGTTGGGTTAAATCGTGGAGGCCACGGGAGCTCTTCGAACTTTGCCGAGAGAGGCGTGATGAGGCCTTGTTGCGGGCGCTGCTGATGTAGCATAACGTActcgccttcctcttcatctgagTATAGGTCTTCCTCAATGAGAATGGGCTGTTGGCGAAGCCTTTAGGGCTGAGGCGCCTGCTGCATGGGCTTAGGGGCTTGGCGAGGGTGCTTCATCACCACCAGACGATCTCGGATGGTTTGCCGCATTGCCTTGCAGCGAAGCTCTTCTTCTTTTAGCTTGTTGAGTtgctcctccagctcttccgCGGTGAGCTCATGCCCTTTGCCCTTCGATCTTGTTGACACTGGCACGTTTGACGTGCCGGCTTGAGCTTGCTGCGCGTGACAAAGTCGCTCGACGAGATGTGCGTCGATTCTATTCAAGGCTTGGATGTCTTCGGTGGTAATGCCAAGGTCATGGAGGCCGACCTTGAATTCCCCTTCGGTGAGGTCTTCGACCTCGATGTCTTCGTCTTGGTCTtcattgttgtcgttgttcgTCGTGACGAGAGCGTCGGTTGTCGAAGGCGgggtgtcggtgtcctgacccggcggtccggacccaactagtattgctgcgtgtttcctcgtcccagatgttaatgcaagaggcaacacagtaacgcatgggtttatcctggttccggccgtggggtcGTACGTCCAACAAGgtggtgtgcgagggcactatattatcttgcaccggaggtgcctgtagtagggggtacaggcgtggtgagagagggagggaagatcccaagtctctgctagaggagaagttgattgaggcgagtgccaatatcgggtgctcagtggtgctgagtgttgtGTTCTATCGAGTGGGTCTGAGCGCGCGACGTTGTCCCCCTTTAAAGGAAGCcagcctcctccttttatagacacaaggagggatggtgtacatgcgcaggggatcGTGAAGGTCGTCGTattttccccgaatcgcgggggtgcagtggtcaaacattgtgggaagtacactgtgggtcatggcgtcgggcgtggcagtcgtcctgggtatcgtccttggtcttgtggagattgcgccggcATCCTGCCAGCcacagcaggcggcgtggttgtcgctgtagggtgtacagtcTCCCAAATgtgcgtggcggcgttccgtgggccctgcaggctaGGGTCTTGCATGTATATGTGCGCCAGTGGTAatggggcacgtggcggtcccggacccccctgggcGGGGTGCTAGCGCGTGCACTAAGGGGTccgggagtcacgtggaggtcccgaacCCCTCGAggagggaggtccgggcctccggctgctagtgctgagcgtccctccttgagaggcacgtggcgacaccggaccccttcccgagcagggggGCAGTCCGGGGCCATAGGTGTGGtaaggtggagtccggacagccagagttggcagaatagtaacgggagctttgccgagcacgtctcgtcccgcgtcccaggttcccacagtgctgccacaacgtccgggatggcggagtagtgaccggagttggctgacgagactccggtcacaaccactgtggggaatggaggcctgacgccgtctgtcctagGTGctgtggagtggttggcatttattgcctccgtacgacgggcgggtgagcggaagggtcgTTTGTCTTTTACGTCGAGGggtagcctcgagcgaggcggagatgattcgccccATTCGatggtaggttcgctaccctcgagcgaggcggagatgttttgccttctcgagggtaggttcgctaccctcgagcgaggcggagatgcggggcacGGTCGAGGGTCTcaatgggagccctcgagcgagacggagatcaccccgcgagtccaagggggtgcggatgggccgcatgctgggcttctttgagtcctttccttttcttccagattggaaggacgCCGTAGGCCTTCGTAGGctcagttgcctaatatgtgtttgcgtttttagggtgattttagtaccccgattagggtgtccctaatcgtggtccccGACACGGGGCTTTGATCGAGGCGTTGGCCTCCGAAGCGCCAGGGTTTGGTTTCTTCTTCGCTACCATATGGTCGTGTTAGGACGAACCGCAGGTGGGCGCCAAAACTGTTGGTGGAAGATACCCTTCGGAGCGAAGGAGTATCACAACAGCTCTGATCGTCGAGAGCGAAGCCCCTAGAAAACAACCACGATCACAGTAACATCATGAAAATCAAAGCAAGGGCGTAATTGCTCTCTCTTCAATGTCCCATCACACAGTTACAGGGAGGTATTTATAGCCCAATGGCTCACCTACTCATAGGCTGAAAACCCCTAACTACCCCTTAACTGCCAGCATCTAAGAATATTCCAGGGGTATTCTGGTAATGTTATATGAACAGACAAAGTGTAGTGGAATTACAGCTAGACTAGACACTCCGTACAAATTCTTGACAGTGGACCCACCACGCTCTGCGCCCCTTCGCGATCAAAGTCTTCGCCGGTCCTCCGAAGGGGTTCTTGGGACCGCTTCGCCACTCGTCTCTTCATCACGACACTCGGCCTCTTCGCTGCCCTTTGGCCGAACTCACCTGTGTTCTTCCCCCCTTCGCTTTCGGGCCTTTGGCCAAGTCCCCTTCGGCTTCGGTGATGGCTTCGCCACGCCGCTCTGCTTCATCTCATGTAGCCGAGTAGTTTCGGcgacgagcgaaggtggcgtccccaacaAAAACCCCTCATGATCTGATTGTAGTTGGGTCACTGAATACTCTCAAATTCTTGCagtcattgcatgggcaatgcaTTAACTGTGTCTTCTCATTTCTTGTGTGGTTCTCCTCAACTTGAATGAATTTGTTGAGCTCTCCACGGAAATAGGCGTCTGTCCTTTTGCATTGTACATTCACGTCCTATCCATCTCTAAACAGTaacaaataatttaaatagATAAAAACAAGCAACTATTTGGTATTGAAAATATAGTAATCTATAAGCATAGATATTGAAAAAAGGTAATTTAAATAGTACtaaataagaaaataaaaacCAAACCTATTATTGTACTACAATATCTTGCAAAAAAATCTatcatgcatgtgtgtaaaAATAGGGGGGAAATAAATCTTCTTTTCTCTCCTCCATAGATCTAGTGAGTAACCTACTTAGGAATGAGACTAAAACATATAGATCCAATCCAAATGATTAGATAATCTTGTTCTCCATCTAAAATAGCACAACTTCATACAAAAGTTTGAGGCAAATGGTGTTTCAAATAGCTAATCCACACCATGAAGATCTAGAGCTGGTTAGTGGGAAAGAGAGCTCCATTTGAGCCACAAATCTAAAAAAAGAGCTTAGGAATGATAAGGAGTTAGCATCAACTTACCTCCTAGAGCCCCAAACTTCAAAGAAATCAAGTTGAAAactcccccccttttttttatcTTGGAGAGCTCCTCTGCCGAGCAAACAATGGGGgtcaggaggaggaagaagcctaAATTTTTATacacatttttaggggcgggtggagAGTGAACCGCCCTTGAAAATGTCATTTTTAGAGGCAGCTCAATTGCTACAGTACCCCCGAGCTCGATTTGTAGGAACGGGTGACTTTTTGGTCCGTCCCTAAAAAAATTTGAGGTGTtactacaaatcattttttaaTAGTGTCGACCGGGACAGTAGATAATTACGAGTTGGTTTCCCGGCACGTGTGTGAGACGGGGGCTTCTATCTATTTTCTGGAATAGATAGTATATATATCTTTGATCCATTAACAGTCCATTACGTACATTAGCCGGCCCAAACTGACTCATAATCACAACAAGTGGTCTTcagactttttttttcctccgcCCGCCATGCAGTTGCATCAATGCTTCAACAGGACAGAGGTAGAAAAGTGATGGTGGGCCAACGGTGCAGAGCGCATGAGGAGCCGAACATGAAGTACGCAGGACCTGCCTGCCATGTTCCTTTGTGCGTTTTCTTGGCTCCCGTTACACGTAAAGCTGGTGATTTTTAATTTTAGAAAATACAAGTAACTATTGAGCTAGTGTATACTATTTCAACATTTGAAAATACTTGATTCAACTATTTTTAATATCAAGTTCAATATTTTGAATAAACTACTTCAACATTTTGTGTAGTAATGTTGAAGCGGTATACCAAAAATGTTGAGCTAATAAATCTAAAATATTGAGCTAATACATTTAGAATGTTGaaatttaaaatacaaaactaAAACAAGAGTATAGTCATATGGGATCTCAAAATGATAGAAAAAATCTAAGAAAGAATATGGTTTAGATAGAATTAAAATCTAATGTACCATCAGTGAGAAAtcttagttcaaaatttgagAAACAGTCTCACGTAAGCCAGCAACCTGTACGCCACCTGACTTCCCTCAACCCACATCTTCCCAGCATGCATGCTAGCGTGACACATCACTTTGGTCTACTAGCAACGCTTGTATCTAGTGCGTTCGTTTAATCATGCGTAGGAATCTCAAAATGGAAGATGTGGAAGAAGATGCATAGGAATCCCGAGTGATGATAGTAGGCGTTAGGCAGCCACTTGGTCCGGATAAAAGTAAAAGTAACTCCACTTTGACGAATAACACCATTATTGATCAAACCTTACCTCGGTAGTTGTACATCACATAGCACGTACGATCATCACGAGCCGCTAGCTCAATGCACGGGCATATATTATTACTTGTTACGACGACAAAACGTACGGAATCAACAGCAAATTAAAGCTACTCGTCGGCCACGGCGCCGAAGCTGCCAACATCCATGTCGACGCGGCTGTTGGGCCTGAAGCAGTTGCGGCGGATCTCCCCTGCAGGCCCCGGGATGCTGCCCATATTGACCATGGACTTGGCGAACTGTGCGAAGAAGGCCGTCTGGTTGGCAGCGAAGGTGGTGACGAGGCTGCTGGTCCGGGGGTGGTCGGCGAGACCCTGGTCGGAGACAAACACCCCGTGCCTGGCCTTGAGAGCCACGAAGTACTTGTTGTCGAACACGTCAGGCGTGATGGTGTCCAGGCTCTGCTTCTTGCTCGGGCTGGCGTTGCACTGCTTGACGAGCGACTGGCTGAACTGATCGTTGTTCCGGATGAAGCCGCAGCTGGCCTTGCCGACGGTGTGCCCGCCGGAGAGCGCCACCAGGTCGGCCGGGTCGGACAGGGCCCTGCTGTTGAAGATGGTGAGGAGGCTGTCGACGTCGCTGTCCGGGCCCGGTAGCATGGACACGTCGTCCGCGCCCTCCAGGCTGTCGGTGCGACCCAGGGGCATGGCGAACATCGGCCCGCCGGCCAGGGCCACGGCGTCGCGGGTGGCCACCGCGATGATGTCGGCGCAGGAGACCGTGGGCCCGCAGGCGGCGTTGACCTTGGCTCGGATGGCCTCGATCAGATCCACAGCGTTCTTCTGCAGCGACTGGTTGGGCCCCGTGCTCAGCTCCGGCTCAAGAAGGATCGACGCGTCGCAACCCTGATTgttaatttttttcattttattttgtacGTATGTATATAAATCGTCagcagatatatatatatataataaatagcGAGGAGCTTAATTAGTTTCAAGTTGGGAAGATATATATAAAGCTGCTAGTACCTCCGGAAGGCAGTCGTGGAAGAAGAtccggaggaggccggcggtgaCCTGCACATTGACGGCCCGCGCGGCCTGCACGGCGGCGCAAACGATGCTCTCCAGCTGCGGACATGACGCCGCGTGGAAGTCGGCGGACAAGCCGGCGTCGCCCGTCGCCAGAGGTATGTTGCTGGCTGCCGATGCCGAGACGAGCAGCATGCTGCCGATGAGGACCACGATGCCCCTTGTACTAGTCGCCACCTTCATCTTACCAAGCTACCTGTGTGTGTGTCTTACTGCTATTGTGCGCGTGGCGTCCTCACTTCAACAAGGAAGTTGCTCTCTTTATAGGCTGCCTATCGATGGGGAGAGAACCGGGAATAAAGCAAAAACAGGAGTACGTAGATGCAAGAGCAGGAATATTGAAATGGCAACTAGCTCAACATGTTGCCGCCCGCTATAGATGGCCATTTGACCCGATACCCATGGGGGCCCGAAGCCCGGCCCATATTAGCCCGACCCGAGCACGGCATGGGCCTTAATATTATTGGGCTCGGGCCGGCATGGGCACGAtagccgggccgtgcctgggcctcaATCCCGGCCCATGGACACATCCAA
This genomic interval carries:
- the LOC120676427 gene encoding peroxidase 42-like produces the protein MKVATSTRGIVVLIGSMLLVSASAASNIPLATGDAGLSADFHAASCPQLESIVCAAVQAARAVNVQVTAGLLRIFFHDCLPEGCDASILLEPELSTGPNQSLQKNAVDLIEAIRAKVNAACGPTVSCADIIAVATRDAVALAGGPMFAMPLGRTDSLEGADDVSMLPGPDSDVDSLLTIFNSRALSDPADLVALSGGHTVGKASCGFIRNNDQFSQSLVKQCNASPSKKQSLDTITPDVFDNKYFVALKARHGVFVSDQGLADHPRTSSLVTTFAANQTAFFAQFAKSMVNMGSIPGPAGEIRRNCFRPNSRVDMDVGSFGAVADE